A single genomic interval of Chloracidobacterium validum harbors:
- a CDS encoding type II secretion system F family protein, producing MPTYVFTGRNQLNQQVRGERTAASREQLEALLRREQVTVVSVQEKSRDIALPKLVGGSVSSKELAIFTRQFSVMIDAGLPLVQCLEILASQQEKNKYFKQVLTQVRTDVETGSTLSESMAKHPKVFDNLYTNMVAAGETGGILDTILQRLATFIEKIVKLRSDVISALIYPSAVIVLAVVVIAVIMVVVIPAFRNIFEGLLGPGERLPLPTEIVIAISSFMASYWWLLLIIIVGIVLVIRAYYKTPGGRFQIDRLMLKIPIIGDILLKISVARFSRTLATLLSSGVPILESLDITARTAGNVIVGNAINRVRDSIEQGQTIVEPLKASGVFPSMVCQMIGVGEQTGALDAMLSKIADFYELEVDAAIANLLTLIEPIMIGFLGVTIGGIVIAMYLPLFALVGKLAGR from the coding sequence ATGCCGACGTATGTTTTCACAGGACGCAACCAGCTCAACCAGCAGGTGCGTGGAGAGCGCACGGCTGCCAGCCGCGAACAACTTGAAGCACTGCTCCGCCGTGAACAAGTCACGGTTGTCAGTGTTCAAGAAAAAAGCCGTGACATTGCCCTGCCCAAGCTCGTTGGCGGCAGCGTTTCCTCGAAAGAGTTAGCGATTTTCACGCGCCAGTTTTCCGTCATGATTGACGCCGGCTTGCCGCTGGTGCAGTGCCTTGAAATCTTGGCAAGCCAGCAGGAGAAAAATAAGTATTTCAAGCAGGTGCTCACGCAAGTGCGGACGGACGTTGAAACCGGTTCGACGCTCTCGGAGTCCATGGCCAAGCACCCGAAGGTATTTGACAACCTCTACACGAACATGGTGGCGGCTGGCGAAACCGGCGGTATCCTCGACACGATTCTCCAGCGCTTGGCCACGTTTATCGAGAAAATCGTCAAACTTCGCTCCGATGTCATTTCGGCGCTGATTTACCCATCCGCAGTTATCGTGCTGGCGGTAGTCGTGATTGCCGTCATCATGGTCGTGGTGATTCCAGCCTTCCGAAACATCTTTGAAGGTCTGCTTGGTCCAGGCGAGCGCCTGCCGCTGCCAACAGAAATCGTGATTGCCATCAGTTCGTTCATGGCCAGCTACTGGTGGCTTCTTTTGATCATCATTGTGGGTATCGTATTGGTCATTCGCGCTTACTACAAGACACCTGGCGGGCGCTTTCAAATTGACCGGCTCATGCTCAAGATTCCGATTATCGGTGATATTTTGCTCAAGATTTCCGTGGCGCGTTTCTCGCGGACACTCGCCACGCTCCTGTCAAGCGGCGTGCCAATTCTTGAATCGCTTGACATTACGGCACGAACCGCCGGGAATGTCATTGTCGGGAATGCGATCAATCGCGTGCGCGACTCAATTGAGCAGGGGCAAACCATCGTCGAGCCGCTCAAAGCCAGTGGAGTTTTCCCCTCTATGGTCTGCCAGATGATTGGTGTTGGGGAGCAAACCGGTGCGCTGGACGCCATGCTCTCCAAAATTGCCGACTTCTACGAACTCGAAGTGGACGCAGCCATTGCCAACCTCTTGACGTTGATTGAGCCGATCATGATTGGCTTTCTGGGTGTTACCATTGGGGGGATCGTCATCGCAATGTACCTCCCGCTCTTTGCCTTGGTTGGAAAACTGGCTGGACGCTAA
- a CDS encoding zinc ribbon domain-containing protein — translation MQDRTYRLPSGFNLPALANDIRHFFLMRDHRVQVVPMGEAVIVQAVRDSTLTTLLGQSSALTVRLQPIGDHLKVEIGTSKWLEKAALGVVGYVLLGPLIVLPIVGAFNQLKLVEDLWAHLDTRLMSPFDSRLQTPVPPPEPSYRSDTPSQPSPEQRCLSCQSPMPANAVFCSRCGQRASVIPYTAEPEATSLTPTCPQCGLVNQMGARFCSGCGYRFP, via the coding sequence ATGCAAGACCGTACCTACCGCCTCCCGTCTGGGTTCAATTTACCAGCCTTGGCCAACGACATTCGGCACTTTTTCCTGATGCGCGATCACCGCGTGCAAGTTGTGCCAATGGGTGAGGCCGTCATCGTTCAGGCCGTTCGGGACTCCACCCTGACCACCTTGCTTGGGCAATCATCCGCCTTGACCGTGCGGCTTCAGCCCATTGGAGATCACCTAAAAGTTGAAATTGGGACAAGCAAGTGGCTCGAAAAAGCCGCGCTGGGCGTTGTGGGCTATGTTTTACTCGGGCCACTGATTGTCTTACCAATCGTCGGCGCATTCAACCAGCTCAAGCTGGTCGAGGACCTCTGGGCGCATCTCGATACTCGGCTTATGTCTCCCTTTGATAGCCGTTTGCAAACGCCAGTGCCACCGCCAGAGCCATCTTACCGGAGCGACACGCCCTCCCAACCATCACCGGAGCAACGTTGCTTGTCGTGCCAGTCACCGATGCCGGCCAATGCGGTCTTTTGTTCCCGCTGCGGGCAACGGGCGTCAGTCATCCCCTACACGGCGGAACCAGAAGCGACTTCCCTGACACCGACTTGCCCACAGTGTGGGCTGGTCAACCAGATGGGAGCCCGTTTTTGTTCGGGGTGTGGGTACCGCTTCCCGTAG
- a CDS encoding DUF3592 domain-containing protein, whose product MASILLSVFLFCGLLVVAVGLIVFRFIQLTHHFQEILANGVETDALVVRKYGKYRLAYEYRDVTGKIHRMDKRVFYSEYDRTQVGQTLKIIYSAKRPHIHTTKEAVEQSRAAQAREAEKQQSAMRRE is encoded by the coding sequence ATGGCCAGCATATTGCTGTCCGTTTTTTTGTTTTGTGGGCTTCTTGTTGTCGCTGTTGGACTCATCGTGTTCCGTTTTATCCAGCTAACCCATCACTTCCAGGAAATCCTGGCGAATGGAGTCGAGACAGATGCGCTCGTTGTGCGTAAGTATGGGAAATATCGGCTGGCCTATGAGTATCGTGATGTCACTGGGAAAATCCATCGGATGGACAAACGTGTTTTTTACTCGGAGTACGACCGTACCCAGGTAGGACAGACCCTGAAAATCATCTACTCAGCCAAACGCCCTCACATTCATACCACAAAAGAAGCGGTTGAGCAGTCCCGCGCAGCGCAGGCGCGCGAAGCTGAAAAACAACAATCGGCAATGCGCCGTGAATGA
- a CDS encoding TM2 domain-containing protein produces the protein MHQMRLAMLTGSRTAFDLNVFSSPYGGQTPPSYQPAPYPPSAGGPVPGADKKIPAAICAILLGALGVHKFILGYTTEGLIMLGITILTCGFGAMISSVIGLVEGIMYLTKSDQEFVATYVQGRRGWF, from the coding sequence ATGCACCAGATGCGCTTGGCAATGCTGACCGGTTCGAGAACCGCTTTTGATTTGAATGTTTTCTCAAGTCCATACGGTGGGCAAACCCCGCCTTCTTATCAACCAGCACCTTATCCGCCATCAGCGGGCGGCCCGGTTCCAGGCGCTGACAAGAAAATACCGGCTGCCATTTGCGCCATTTTGCTGGGGGCGCTAGGGGTTCATAAGTTTATCCTTGGCTACACCACCGAAGGGCTGATCATGCTAGGCATCACGATATTGACTTGTGGCTTTGGCGCCATGATCTCCAGTGTCATTGGCTTGGTGGAAGGGATCATGTATTTGACTAAGTCTGATCAGGAATTCGTGGCAACTTATGTGCAGGGTCGGCGCGGCTGGTTTTGA
- a CDS encoding TM2 domain-containing protein gives MATALELNLLTSPYGQPSQSPYQQPSYPPPVPPLPGGPPPGAEKKVTAATLAILLGGFGAHKFVLGYQQEGIMMLSGTIGGFILAVIVGILTCGIGFVLLLIPVAISVIGLVEGVMYLSKSDDEFVATYIQGRRPWF, from the coding sequence ATGGCTACAGCCTTGGAACTCAACCTGTTGACAAGTCCCTACGGTCAGCCTTCCCAGTCACCTTACCAGCAGCCATCTTATCCACCGCCGGTGCCGCCTCTCCCAGGCGGGCCGCCGCCTGGTGCCGAGAAGAAAGTAACTGCCGCCACGCTGGCCATTTTGCTTGGCGGTTTTGGGGCGCACAAATTCGTCCTGGGCTATCAGCAGGAAGGCATCATGATGCTGAGTGGGACGATCGGTGGGTTCATCCTTGCGGTCATTGTCGGTATTCTGACCTGCGGGATCGGGTTTGTTCTCCTCCTCATCCCAGTTGCTATTTCAGTTATTGGGTTGGTTGAAGGAGTGATGTATCTATCAAAAAGCGATGATGAGTTTGTTGCGACTTATATTCAGGGACGGCGACCTTGGTTTTGA
- a CDS encoding DUF4190 domain-containing protein, producing the protein MPYYCPNCGALNADTVAVCHNCGAPNPSAPVTDTTPAAATNPFEAPTQPQSQPASPYQAPSYPPPVPPGAYGTPPTIPYQYPPPPPMAAYVPPSYGQVGYQEATLFAESGRLQSQARTALILGILGLLCCGLLGPIAMGFGFQSKSKLQRIGVTEGQGMALAGIILGGAATALWFLGMLVSLISG; encoded by the coding sequence ATGCCTTACTACTGCCCGAACTGTGGTGCGCTCAACGCGGATACCGTGGCAGTCTGTCACAACTGCGGCGCGCCAAACCCATCCGCGCCGGTTACGGATACAACGCCGGCAGCCGCGACAAACCCGTTTGAGGCGCCAACCCAGCCGCAGTCTCAACCAGCCTCGCCCTATCAAGCGCCGTCCTATCCGCCGCCGGTTCCACCGGGCGCTTACGGGACGCCACCCACGATTCCATATCAGTATCCACCACCGCCGCCGATGGCTGCCTATGTGCCACCCAGCTATGGGCAGGTTGGTTATCAAGAAGCAACGCTGTTCGCTGAATCTGGGCGGCTGCAAAGCCAGGCGCGAACGGCGCTTATTCTGGGCATTTTGGGGCTGCTGTGCTGTGGACTGCTTGGACCGATCGCCATGGGTTTTGGTTTTCAATCAAAAAGCAAGTTGCAGCGAATTGGTGTGACCGAAGGTCAAGGCATGGCCCTGGCCGGTATCATTCTGGGTGGGGCTGCAACTGCGCTGTGGTTCTTGGGGATGTTGGTGAGCCTGATTTCAGGGTGA
- a CDS encoding ABC transporter ATP-binding protein, with translation MAHPVAVEMRGVTKRFGALVANDAVTLKIATQTIHAVIGENGAGKSTAMNVLYGLYQPDAGEIFLHGQSVRFASPRDAIAAGLGMVHQHFMLVPTLTVLENIVLGAEPRAGLMVDYTGARQTLLDLCERYKLRANPDALIGDLSVGEQQRVEILKTLYRGAEVLILDEPTAVLTPPEVEELFAVLRALRKQGKTIIIITHKLAEVLAISDRVTVMRDGRVVDEVETHQTSAEDLARLMVGREVLLRVEKTPAHPQDTLLEVSRLSLMKASGARALEDVSFNVRAGEIVGIAGVEGNGQSELVECLAGLLKPTSGDIRFSGKSIIGQSPRSIRALGVAHIPEDRHKRALLLDFDLSDNTILGDHYRPPAVRFGFLDRPTIDRRTDALLRDFDVRPPQRQALSRSLSGGNQQKLVVGREFELPPRLLLVSQPTRGVDIGAIEFIHRKLIALRDAGVGILLVSAELEEVLSLSDRLLVMYDGRIVGETDPATASQSELGLMMTGATKTSHAARGA, from the coding sequence ATGGCCCACCCGGTTGCCGTTGAAATGCGTGGGGTGACGAAGCGTTTTGGCGCGCTCGTTGCCAACGACGCCGTAACGCTCAAGATTGCCACGCAAACGATCCATGCCGTCATCGGCGAGAACGGCGCTGGCAAGTCCACTGCCATGAACGTCCTTTACGGACTCTATCAGCCAGACGCCGGGGAGATTTTCCTGCACGGTCAGTCCGTCCGATTTGCTTCGCCGCGCGATGCCATTGCGGCCGGACTGGGCATGGTGCATCAGCATTTCATGCTCGTGCCAACGCTCACCGTGCTGGAAAACATCGTGCTGGGTGCCGAGCCACGCGCCGGCTTGATGGTGGATTATACCGGTGCGCGCCAAACATTACTCGACCTGTGCGAACGGTATAAGCTACGCGCTAATCCTGATGCGCTCATTGGTGACCTTTCAGTTGGCGAGCAACAACGGGTCGAGATTCTCAAGACGCTTTACCGTGGCGCGGAGGTGCTGATTCTCGACGAGCCAACGGCAGTCCTCACCCCGCCCGAAGTTGAAGAACTGTTTGCTGTCCTGCGCGCACTCCGCAAACAAGGCAAAACGATCATCATCATTACGCATAAGCTGGCTGAAGTGCTGGCAATCTCTGACCGTGTAACCGTCATGCGGGATGGGCGAGTGGTGGATGAAGTCGAAACGCATCAGACCTCGGCCGAAGACCTGGCGCGTCTGATGGTTGGGCGGGAAGTCTTGCTACGGGTTGAAAAAACACCGGCGCATCCCCAGGACACCTTGCTGGAGGTGTCACGTCTAAGCTTGATGAAAGCCAGCGGCGCGCGGGCGCTGGAAGACGTTTCATTCAACGTGCGAGCCGGAGAAATCGTTGGCATTGCTGGCGTGGAAGGCAATGGTCAGTCGGAGCTGGTGGAGTGTCTGGCGGGGCTGTTGAAGCCAACGTCAGGCGATATCCGGTTTTCAGGCAAGTCAATCATCGGACAATCCCCGCGCAGCATTCGTGCTTTGGGCGTGGCGCATATCCCGGAAGACCGGCATAAGCGGGCGCTTCTGCTGGATTTTGATTTGTCTGACAACACCATCTTGGGCGATCATTACCGTCCACCGGCCGTGCGCTTTGGGTTTCTGGACCGTCCAACCATTGATCGGCGAACCGATGCCCTGCTGCGCGACTTTGATGTGCGCCCTCCCCAGCGGCAGGCGCTGTCCCGGTCACTGTCGGGGGGAAATCAGCAAAAACTCGTCGTGGGCCGCGAGTTTGAGTTGCCGCCCAGGCTGCTGCTGGTTTCACAGCCGACCCGTGGGGTTGACATTGGCGCTATCGAGTTTATTCACCGCAAGCTCATTGCGCTGCGCGACGCTGGCGTTGGGATTTTGCTTGTGTCTGCCGAGTTGGAAGAAGTTTTGTCACTCAGCGACCGACTGCTTGTCATGTATGATGGCCGCATCGTTGGTGAAACCGATCCGGCGACTGCGTCCCAATCTGAGCTTGGTCTGATGATGACCGGCGCGACGAAAACATCTCACGCTGCTCGTGGAGCTTAG
- a CDS encoding peptidylprolyl isomerase: MTAKLIATLVTNHGEIRFELLPNDAPKTVENFTTLANRGYYTNVTFHRVIRGFMIQGGDPTGTGAGGESAFGREFADEINPSSPLYRTGYVPGIVAMANRGPNTNGSQFFIMHKKSALPPNYTIFGRVIAGQEVVDAIAETPTNAQDRPLKAVVIQSARVEEVAAG, encoded by the coding sequence ATGACCGCCAAACTCATTGCTACACTAGTCACCAATCATGGGGAGATTCGGTTCGAGCTGTTACCAAATGACGCTCCCAAAACGGTTGAGAATTTCACGACACTTGCCAACCGGGGCTACTACACGAACGTAACGTTTCACCGTGTTATTCGTGGCTTCATGATTCAGGGCGGCGATCCGACCGGCACGGGCGCTGGGGGTGAATCAGCTTTCGGGCGCGAATTTGCCGATGAAATCAACCCTAGCTCACCGCTCTACCGGACGGGATACGTGCCCGGCATCGTTGCGATGGCTAACCGTGGACCCAACACGAACGGCAGCCAGTTTTTCATCATGCACAAGAAAAGTGCCCTGCCGCCGAACTACACGATCTTTGGCCGGGTCATTGCCGGACAAGAGGTTGTGGATGCCATTGCCGAAACGCCGACGAATGCGCAAGACCGTCCTCTGAAGGCGGTGGTCATCCAGTCGGCGCGAGTTGAGGAAGTCGCGGCTGGCTAA
- a CDS encoding peptidylprolyl isomerase, with product MMFWLRFADRRIGLPHQMSFLLTLAMIALTFGCSSPPPSAPPPTSPPVAPPASSTPSSTPSPPAETTPAKRLVATLETTKGRIRFELLPQDAPKTCENFRLLAERKYYNGLTFHRVIKGFMIQTGDPRGDGTGGESAFGGEFADEIDPRSPLYLAGYKAGIVAMANRGPNTNGSQFFIMHRDYQLPPGYTIFGRVFEGQDVVDAIAETPTGPNDRPVTPVRIISATVGEP from the coding sequence ATGATGTTTTGGCTACGTTTTGCTGACCGGCGAATCGGTTTGCCACACCAGATGTCCTTTCTCCTGACCTTGGCGATGATCGCGCTGACGTTTGGTTGTAGTTCGCCGCCGCCTAGCGCCCCACCGCCAACCTCACCACCAGTTGCGCCGCCGGCGTCATCCACACCGTCATCCACACCGTCGCCGCCGGCGGAAACCACCCCAGCAAAACGGTTGGTTGCCACACTGGAAACAACCAAAGGGCGGATTCGCTTTGAACTGCTCCCGCAGGATGCCCCAAAAACTTGCGAGAATTTTCGCTTGCTGGCTGAACGAAAATACTACAACGGGTTGACGTTCCACCGGGTAATCAAAGGCTTTATGATCCAGACCGGTGATCCTAGAGGCGACGGCACTGGCGGGGAATCCGCTTTCGGAGGCGAGTTTGCCGATGAGATAGACCCCCGCTCGCCGCTGTACTTGGCGGGCTACAAGGCCGGTATCGTGGCCATGGCCAATCGCGGTCCGAACACGAACGGGAGTCAGTTCTTTATTATGCACCGCGACTATCAACTTCCACCGGGATATACCATCTTTGGGCGTGTTTTTGAGGGGCAAGACGTCGTGGATGCGATTGCCGAAACGCCAACCGGACCAAACGACCGTCCGGTGACGCCGGTGCGTATCATCTCGGCGACGGTTGGCGAGCCATGA
- a CDS encoding CHAT domain-containing protein yields MATVAAAAGLDPTQYNHLLLWQNLAAGEIQTARRRLSDPLPGTTTWANDAGVAHGEWALCQGQPEDFEAALNSLTSALDNTDSALTARFNRAVLFQRLGLSDHAEAEWVAYLAAETDAAWLAVAQRHRARLAHQPPDEAQLWETFTTLAPDPKTPAMQAFLAQHLGKLVSHTAIAQSERLATSGDAKQMAQLQQLAEVAKDQANDHWMNDLIQALGNLRTTGQGAAWLAARQELHQARQHYPIEGKPTVAEPLYAHARQTFLDLGDVASAAEADLGLVYCAVQRPETTSLDRLSAALLTLARERRYARLEGQALRVRAQLALRQANAALATTHCQAALARFRALADWEEVQRTLLILSDAYERQGDSRSALTTLRELLVTGLEQGTNPRRHSQACAFAARTCAAAGAFELGIIFADEARTAATGQAFPAFQLDAEILLAVLGIKVGRPAEAAAALERAETMLAGIEDPRTRDVLALDFLPTAAWCRLELGDPVAALRLCATAADNLRQGQHDAYWPLVQSVRSAAHLALGDDRAAEADLQAGIRWLEAARLRLTKTPDRQRFFHRHADLYERLAHIWLKRGASDKAFAWLERARARTLLDRRQALSNPAPTPIDASQAFSVQAQQKRLPSDIVIAAYAVGADQTEGFVLDRHGLRHRTLPVGREQLNRDILALTRALTHPSDDPQPLRQTGQRLYATLIAPLDLPLETTRRLVIVPDGPLHALPWAALCDTQARWLPEQTPFSICPSVAALIQALEPRSLPHNQSVLMATDAHLTFPVAADALPPLPGARDEMLCLQALLNAEQAKSVQVLAGEQVTKANLLDALQTAGLAHLAVHGVAMPNEPLQSALYLTAAPTDDGRLTAAEIYERSLPSLQLVVLSACESALGAALQGEGPTGLGQAFLAAGAASVIATLARVDDRAMRDLMCAFHAAWQAGASPSVALQVAQRACLGQHPAQWAVVVALGAP; encoded by the coding sequence ATGGCTACGGTTGCCGCGGCTGCCGGATTGGACCCGACCCAGTACAATCATCTCCTGCTTTGGCAGAACTTAGCCGCCGGTGAGATACAGACTGCTCGCCGCCGACTGAGTGACCCATTACCTGGCACCACGACTTGGGCAAATGATGCCGGTGTCGCTCATGGCGAGTGGGCGCTGTGCCAAGGGCAGCCGGAAGATTTCGAGGCGGCACTCAACAGCCTCACGTCAGCCCTCGACAATACTGACTCGGCGCTGACCGCGCGCTTCAACCGCGCGGTTTTATTTCAGCGCCTTGGCCTGTCTGACCACGCTGAGGCTGAATGGGTGGCTTACCTCGCCGCCGAGACTGATGCCGCCTGGCTTGCCGTAGCACAACGGCACCGCGCGCGCCTCGCCCATCAACCACCAGATGAGGCACAACTCTGGGAAACGTTCACGACCCTCGCGCCCGACCCAAAGACGCCCGCGATGCAGGCGTTTCTTGCCCAACACTTGGGCAAGCTGGTTAGCCACACAGCCATCGCTCAGTCTGAAAGGCTGGCGACTTCAGGCGACGCAAAGCAGATGGCACAACTCCAACAGCTCGCCGAAGTCGCCAAAGATCAGGCAAACGATCACTGGATGAACGATCTCATCCAAGCCTTGGGCAACCTGCGCACGACCGGTCAGGGCGCGGCCTGGCTGGCCGCGCGCCAGGAACTCCACCAGGCCCGGCAACACTACCCAATTGAAGGCAAACCAACCGTAGCCGAACCCCTATATGCCCATGCCCGCCAGACATTTCTCGACTTGGGAGACGTGGCCAGCGCGGCCGAAGCCGATCTCGGTCTTGTGTACTGTGCGGTTCAGCGCCCTGAAACAACCAGCCTCGACCGCCTCAGCGCGGCGCTGTTGACCCTGGCGCGTGAGCGGCGCTACGCCCGACTCGAAGGGCAAGCCTTGCGCGTGCGCGCCCAACTGGCGCTCCGGCAGGCAAATGCCGCGCTCGCCACGACCCACTGCCAGGCGGCGCTTGCGCGCTTTCGGGCGCTCGCCGACTGGGAAGAAGTTCAGCGGACGCTGCTCATCCTCAGTGACGCCTATGAACGCCAAGGTGACTCACGCTCCGCGCTCACTACGTTGCGCGAGTTGCTGGTGACCGGCTTGGAACAAGGCACGAATCCACGCCGCCACTCGCAAGCCTGCGCCTTCGCAGCGCGGACCTGCGCGGCGGCCGGGGCATTTGAGCTTGGGATCATTTTTGCCGACGAGGCTCGGACGGCAGCCACCGGGCAAGCTTTCCCGGCATTCCAACTCGACGCCGAAATCCTGTTGGCCGTGCTCGGCATCAAGGTCGGTCGCCCAGCCGAAGCAGCGGCGGCGCTGGAACGGGCTGAGACCATGTTGGCCGGCATCGAAGACCCGCGGACGCGGGACGTACTCGCTTTAGACTTCCTGCCGACCGCCGCTTGGTGCCGCCTGGAACTAGGTGATCCGGTCGCCGCACTACGGCTCTGCGCCACGGCAGCCGATAACCTCCGTCAAGGGCAGCATGACGCCTACTGGCCGCTGGTGCAGTCCGTACGGAGCGCCGCACACCTGGCATTGGGCGATGACCGCGCCGCCGAGGCGGACCTTCAGGCCGGCATTCGGTGGCTGGAGGCAGCCCGCTTGCGCCTAACGAAAACGCCTGACCGCCAGCGCTTCTTTCACCGGCATGCCGATCTTTATGAACGCTTGGCTCATATCTGGCTGAAGCGCGGCGCGAGTGACAAAGCGTTTGCGTGGCTTGAACGCGCCCGCGCCCGTACCCTTCTGGATCGCCGCCAAGCCTTGAGTAACCCGGCACCCACCCCAATTGACGCAAGCCAAGCGTTTTCAGTTCAGGCACAACAAAAGCGGTTGCCAAGCGACATCGTGATCGCGGCCTATGCGGTCGGTGCCGATCAGACCGAAGGCTTCGTTCTGGACCGACACGGGCTACGTCATCGGACGCTTCCAGTTGGAAGGGAGCAGCTCAACCGCGACATCCTCGCCCTGACGCGCGCACTGACGCATCCAAGCGACGATCCGCAACCACTCCGCCAAACAGGACAACGGCTTTACGCCACCTTGATTGCACCGCTGGACCTCCCCCTGGAGACCACGCGCCGCTTGGTTATCGTCCCGGATGGGCCGCTCCATGCCTTGCCGTGGGCGGCGCTCTGCGACACACAGGCGCGGTGGCTACCAGAACAAACGCCTTTCTCGATTTGCCCAAGCGTAGCGGCGCTCATTCAGGCGCTTGAACCACGCTCACTTCCGCACAATCAATCGGTGCTGATGGCGACCGACGCTCACCTCACCTTCCCGGTGGCAGCCGACGCCTTGCCGCCACTCCCTGGAGCGCGGGATGAAATGCTCTGCCTTCAAGCGCTTCTGAATGCCGAACAGGCAAAGTCGGTACAGGTTTTGGCTGGGGAGCAAGTCACGAAAGCCAACCTGCTGGACGCGCTTCAGACCGCCGGCCTAGCTCATCTCGCGGTTCACGGGGTCGCCATGCCGAACGAGCCGTTACAGTCGGCACTTTACCTCACGGCCGCCCCAACCGATGATGGACGGCTGACAGCGGCGGAAATCTATGAACGATCCCTTCCCTCGCTCCAGTTGGTTGTCTTATCGGCCTGCGAATCAGCCCTTGGCGCGGCGCTCCAGGGCGAAGGACCGACCGGACTTGGACAGGCTTTTTTGGCGGCCGGGGCGGCGAGCGTGATTGCCACGCTGGCGCGGGTGGATGATCGCGCCATGCGCGACTTGATGTGCGCGTTTCATGCCGCCTGGCAGGCCGGGGCGAGTCCGTCCGTGGCGCTGCAAGTCGCCCAGCGCGCTTGCTTAGGGCAACACCCGGCACAGTGGGCAGTGGTCGTGGCGCTGGGTGCGCCGTAG
- the bchI gene encoding magnesium chelatase ATPase subunit I: MPSSSTSAARVGAAQVTPPKSTAVRKSKKVATTTGASPQTIADAQPVFPFTAILGQEEMKRALLLNAVNPNIRGILVLGHRGTAKSTSIRALADVLPPITFVAECPYRCPPEKPAGLCDTCANAKPRAKLPTLVGRVPVVDLPLGATEDRLCGTLDIERALSQGQKAFEPGLLAKANRGFLYIDEVNLLEDHLVDVLLDSAAGGINIVEREGISIAHPAKFTLIGSGNPEEGELRPQLLDRFGLMAEIRTITDIDTRIDIVKRRLAFERDPVGFRAAYEPAQTELRTRLVNARDRLDAIDVPDNILRFIAKLCVALEVDGHRGEITLLNAALANAAFEGRESVTRDDISAVATLSLRHRLRKDPLDRTDGGEKIRWALEKLDKDVS, encoded by the coding sequence ATGCCTTCCTCATCCACATCGGCGGCGCGTGTTGGCGCGGCGCAAGTCACACCACCCAAGTCAACCGCGGTACGTAAATCCAAAAAAGTAGCCACCACGACCGGCGCATCGCCCCAAACCATCGCGGATGCCCAGCCGGTGTTTCCCTTCACGGCCATTCTGGGCCAGGAAGAAATGAAACGGGCGCTCCTGCTCAACGCCGTCAACCCCAACATTCGCGGCATTCTGGTGCTCGGCCACCGTGGCACGGCGAAGTCCACTTCGATTCGCGCCCTGGCCGACGTTCTGCCGCCGATTACATTCGTTGCCGAATGTCCCTACCGCTGTCCGCCAGAAAAGCCGGCCGGGCTGTGCGATACCTGCGCCAACGCCAAACCACGGGCGAAGCTGCCCACTCTAGTTGGTCGCGTCCCGGTCGTTGATCTGCCACTCGGCGCGACCGAAGATCGGCTCTGTGGCACGCTCGACATCGAACGCGCTCTGAGCCAGGGCCAGAAAGCCTTTGAGCCGGGGCTGCTGGCCAAGGCCAATCGCGGCTTTCTCTACATTGACGAAGTCAACTTGCTGGAAGACCACCTAGTGGATGTCCTGCTTGATTCGGCCGCCGGCGGCATCAACATCGTTGAACGGGAAGGCATCTCGATTGCCCACCCGGCCAAGTTCACGCTCATTGGGTCGGGTAACCCCGAAGAAGGCGAACTGCGCCCGCAGTTGCTCGACCGGTTTGGACTGATGGCCGAGATTCGGACGATTACTGACATTGACACCCGCATTGACATCGTCAAACGGCGACTGGCCTTTGAACGCGATCCGGTCGGCTTTCGCGCCGCCTACGAGCCAGCGCAAACCGAACTGCGCACCCGCTTGGTCAACGCCCGTGACCGGCTGGATGCGATTGATGTCCCTGACAACATCCTGCGCTTCATTGCCAAGCTCTGCGTGGCGCTCGAGGTGGACGGCCACCGGGGCGAAATCACCCTGCTCAACGCGGCTTTGGCCAATGCCGCCTTTGAGGGGCGGGAAAGCGTCACCCGCGACGACATAAGCGCCGTGGCGACGCTTTCCCTCCGCCACCGGCTGCGCAAAGACCCACTTGACCGGACTGACGGCGGTGAAAAGATTCGCTGGGCGCTGGAAAAGCTCGATAAAGACGTTAGCTAG